Proteins encoded in a region of the Salvelinus fontinalis isolate EN_2023a chromosome 17, ASM2944872v1, whole genome shotgun sequence genome:
- the onecut3b gene encoding one cut domain family member 2, whose translation MELTMENLGNLHGVSHSQAGELMSSTHARQSSAPSHRNLVSHAHGRSAMVSSMAAILDGTGDYRTDPSALSGHLHPAMSMCESGMSLSNTYTTLTPLQHLPPISTVSDKFHHPHPHSHHHAAAHQRLSAGNVSGSFTLMRDDHRGLASMGNLYGHYPKDMSGMVHGSLSPLSNGLGSLHNSQQTLSAYGPSAHLTNDAKMLSPVTGFESHAAMLSRSEEHLARGLGGHGHGMMSNLNGMHHPHSHLHSQANGAAMLAERERHGAGSGHGGGSGGQAEEINTKEVAQRITAELKRYSIPQAIFAQRILCRSQGTLSDLLRNPKPWSKLKSGRETFRRMWKWLQEPEFQRMSALRLAACKRKEQDQGRERNLVPKKQRLVFTDLQRRTLAAIFRENRRPSKEMQITISHQLGLELSTVSNFFMNARRRCHADRWGSTGGAEGNEHAGVHGSVHGHGHMHAHGNNNNTGLSPAQPGTSSATTFSKA comes from the exons ATGGAACTCACAATGGAAAACCTTGGAAACCTCCACGGCGTCTCGCACTCACAAGCCGGGGAACTGATGAGCTCCACGCACGCCCGGCAGTCCTCCGCCCCTTCACACCGGAATCTGGTTTCTCACGCACACGGCCGGTCGGCCATGGTGTCCAGTATGGCCGCGATCCTGGATGGTACCGGGGACTACCGGACAGACCCATCGGCGCTCTCTGGTCACCTCCACCCGGCTATGAGCATGTGCGAGTCCGGGATGAGCCTGAGCAACACCTACACCACCCTGACCCCTCTCCAGCACCTACCTCCCATATCCACGGTCTCCGAcaagttccaccacccacacccacactccCACCACCACGCAGCCGCCCACCAGCGACTCTCCGCGGGGAACGTCAGTGGGAGCTTTACTTTGATGAGGGATGACCACCGGGGTCTGGCGTCTATGGGAAACCTGTACGGCCACTACCCTAAAGATATGTCCGGCATGGTCCATGGGTCACTCTCCCCGCTGTCCAACGGTCTCGGCTCTTTACACAACTCCCAGCAGACGCTCTCAGCCTACGGCCCAAGTGCTCACCTTACTAATGATGCCAAGATGCTCTCTCCGGTGACAGGCTTCGAGTCCCACGCCGCAATGCTGTCCCGGAGCGAGGAGCACCTTGCCAGGGGTTTAGGAGGCCATGGGCATGGCATGATGTCCAACCTCAACGGGATGCACCATCCGCACAGCCACCTTCACTCCCAGGCCAATGGGGCAGCGATGCTGGCCGAGCGAGAGAGGCACGGGGCTGGGTCCGGCCATGGAGGAGGGTCGGGAGGGCAGGCGGAGGAGATCAACACGAAGGAGGTGGCTCAACGGATAACGGCAGAGCTGAAGCGCTACTCAATTCCCCAGGCGATTTTCGCCCAGAGGATCCTATGTCGGTCCCAAGGAACCCTCTCGGATCTTCTGCGGAACCCCAAGCCGTGGAGTAAACTCAAGTCAGGCCGGGAGACGTTTAGGAGAATGTGGAAGTGGCTCCAGGAGCCCGAGTTTCAGCGGATGTCTGCCCTTCGGTTGGCGG CCTGTAAGCGGAAGGAGCAGGACCAGGGTCGTGAGAGGAACCTGGTCCCCAAGAAACAGCGGTTGGTATTCACGGACCTGCAGCGCCGCACGCTGGCGGCCATCTTTAGGGAGAACCGCCGTCCATCCAAGGAGATGCAGATCACCATCAGCCATCAGCTAGGCCTGGAGCTCTCCACCGTTTCCAACTTCTTCATGAACGCTCGCCGACGCTGCCACGCCGACCGCTGGGGGTCCACTGGAGGCGCAGAGGGGAACGAGCACGCGGGTGTGCACGGGAGCGTGCACGGGCACGGTCATATGCACGCTCATGGGAACAACAACAACACCGGTTTATCCCCGGCACAACCGGGCACCTCCTCTGCTACCACCTTCTCCAAGGcctga